A genomic window from Pseudomonadota bacterium includes:
- a CDS encoding tetratricopeptide repeat protein, with protein sequence MPGVTVDVLRAAIARHRSGDLAGAEQLYRQVLEAEPGRADTLHLLGLLLGAVGRSDEAASYLSEAARRVPAQALYQLAAGEALRAAGKSAEAGALLEKARQRFPADAALATALGLALFDQANVAMAAGRLPMAEALLRRAIDLMPLSAEAHFNLGNALSEQGRLEAALGAYGAALERAPLLGPAHTNLMRALKRLGRTGEAALHGRRAIAIEPSSYPALVNFGDLWIVAGRLHLAGAPLRRARWINAAPAEALLTEGVSSLLAGHFGAARRAIAAALALAPGLPTAFNNFAAAGIEPREVRRSFQRALAIEPGNAQVHSNLLFAEAYAAELDNPARFAEIRRWQSRHALLRPTRGGPHANRREPERPLKVGYLSADLRSHPIAYNLEGLFENHDGSVVETYAYSLAAAPDEVTNRLTQKVNQWRNVAGLGEAEIAERARQDGIDILVLLAAHIGDNRPLVAAYGAAPVQIAFHDVMSSGVAAIGYWLTDWVLHPQDTPEQFTERLVRLPCFYLHRPPAGAPEPMVAPAAQSRYITFGSCNNPLKINDLVVDVWGRILHQVPDSRLLLKYKNCFADAYVQDCFRRRFAERNVPSERLMFVGGDLARSEQLALLNRIDVALDPFPFNGSTTSFEALWMGVPLVTMAGDHFVARVGASLLVPLGLEEWVAHDADEYRRIAIRLAGEARGAKEPRIRLRHQVAASPLCDARAYARAIESAYRSMWREWCAQR encoded by the coding sequence GTGCCGGGGGTGACGGTGGACGTGCTCCGCGCTGCCATCGCGCGACACCGCTCCGGCGATCTTGCGGGGGCAGAGCAGCTTTACCGGCAAGTGCTCGAAGCCGAGCCCGGACGAGCCGACACACTGCACCTGCTTGGGCTCCTGCTCGGCGCCGTCGGCCGCAGCGACGAGGCTGCTAGCTATCTCAGCGAGGCGGCAAGGCGGGTTCCCGCGCAGGCGCTCTACCAGCTCGCCGCCGGAGAGGCTTTGCGCGCCGCCGGCAAAAGTGCGGAGGCCGGCGCTCTCCTGGAGAAGGCGCGGCAACGCTTCCCGGCGGATGCGGCGCTCGCGACGGCCCTCGGCCTTGCCCTCTTCGATCAAGCCAACGTCGCGATGGCGGCGGGCCGCCTGCCGATGGCCGAGGCGTTGTTGCGGCGTGCGATCGATCTCATGCCGCTGTCGGCCGAAGCGCATTTCAATCTTGGCAACGCCTTGAGCGAACAAGGGCGGCTTGAGGCAGCGCTCGGCGCCTATGGCGCGGCCCTCGAGCGGGCTCCGCTGCTGGGACCGGCGCATACCAACCTCATGCGGGCGTTGAAGCGCCTCGGCCGAACCGGCGAGGCTGCCCTCCATGGTCGCCGGGCGATCGCGATCGAGCCGTCCTCATACCCGGCCTTGGTGAACTTCGGAGATCTTTGGATCGTCGCCGGTCGCCTGCATCTGGCCGGGGCGCCGCTCCGGCGTGCCCGCTGGATCAATGCCGCGCCGGCCGAAGCGTTGCTGACCGAGGGCGTCTCGAGCCTGCTCGCCGGTCACTTCGGCGCCGCGCGTCGCGCCATCGCGGCGGCGCTCGCGCTGGCACCAGGGTTGCCAACGGCGTTCAACAATTTTGCAGCCGCCGGCATCGAGCCCAGGGAGGTCCGACGGAGCTTTCAGCGGGCGCTCGCGATCGAACCCGGTAATGCCCAGGTGCACAGCAATCTGCTGTTCGCCGAGGCCTACGCGGCGGAACTGGACAACCCTGCCCGGTTTGCCGAGATCCGGCGCTGGCAAAGCCGTCATGCCCTGCTCCGACCGACCCGCGGCGGTCCCCACGCCAATCGCCGCGAGCCCGAGCGGCCGCTCAAGGTGGGTTATCTGTCGGCCGATCTGCGTAGCCACCCCATCGCCTACAACCTCGAAGGCCTGTTCGAGAACCACGATGGGTCGGTCGTCGAGACCTATGCCTACAGCCTGGCCGCCGCCCCCGACGAGGTAACAAACCGGCTGACGCAAAAGGTCAACCAGTGGCGCAACGTTGCCGGTCTCGGCGAGGCGGAGATCGCCGAGCGCGCGCGGCAGGATGGCATCGACATCCTGGTGCTGCTGGCCGCGCATATCGGCGACAACCGGCCGCTGGTCGCAGCCTATGGAGCCGCTCCGGTCCAGATCGCCTTTCACGATGTCATGAGCAGCGGAGTCGCCGCCATCGGCTATTGGCTCACGGACTGGGTGTTGCACCCTCAGGACACGCCCGAGCAATTCACCGAAAGGCTGGTGCGGCTGCCTTGCTTTTATCTGCACCGACCGCCGGCCGGGGCACCCGAGCCGATGGTCGCACCCGCCGCACAGAGTCGCTATATAACATTCGGATCGTGCAATAACCCGTTAAAAATAAACGATTTAGTGGTTGACGTCTGGGGCCGGATCCTGCACCAGGTTCCAGACTCGCGGCTCCTGCTCAAATACAAAAATTGTTTCGCCGACGCTTATGTGCAGGACTGCTTTCGCAGACGCTTTGCCGAGCGCAACGTCCCAAGCGAGCGGCTGATGTTCGTCGGCGGCGATCTGGCCCGGAGCGAGCAGCTGGCGTTGCTCAACCGTATCGATGTCGCCCTCGATCCGTTTCCGTTCAACGGCTCGACTACCAGCTTCGAGGCCTTGTGGATGGGCGTGCCGCTGGTGACCATGGCCGGCGACCACTTCGTCGCCCGGGTCGGTGCCAGCTTGCTCGTGCCGCTGGGCCTTGAGGAGTGGGTGGCGCATGACGCCGATGAGTACCGCAGGATCGCGATCCGCCTCGCAGGCGAGGCGCGGGGGGCGAAGGAACCGCGGATTCGGTTGCGCCACCAGGTCGCCGCCTCGCCGCTCTGCGATGCCCGGGCTTACGCCCGCGCCATCGAGAGCGCATACCGGTCGATGTGGCGGGAGTGGTGCGCCCAGCGATGA
- a CDS encoding tetratricopeptide repeat protein — translation MNDEPQAVPRSAEASYEAGNASFAAGDLAAARSAYAAAVRRKPGFAEAHYNLGIVLHRLGDREGAARSFAAALTIRPHLALARLNLATLRHESGDLRSAIRLYRGVLAEEPQLSDALGNLGQALGRHTEAGAPALIWLARALAVSPLDASTLCNLGAMLDDNRAAQRRLRGSLALAPMLAAAQLNYGTRLREAAAWPAAQRCYRRALVLAHGAVALTNLALVALDLNDGVEAERRYRQALALEPALAGTHRGRAELEHRRGEIGRSWLRAARALAIDPDDGGAANNLANALLALGKAGTAVSYYRQALEADSSNQLYHNNLLFCLAYVPDSTIEDLYLEARRWEARHAASNYREILRHDNPRLLDRRLRVAYLSADFRDHPVAWNLLGLLENHDRPAIAAFGYAELRTTPDAMTERCRGLMEGWRDTAGLSDRAVAKQIRSDAIDILVTIAGHTGPNRLGVASFRPAPVQVSMYDITTSGLEVMDAWLTDSVLHPADTAEKATERLVRLARFCVHRPPEASPPLVPPPVCGRGYVTFGSCNNPAKLNEPVAAAWASILRQVPGSRLALKYKGWFRDPMVACRFTELFASHGIAPDRLELLGGDLPKASQLAVLNGFDIALDPFPFNGSTTTFEALWMGLPVVSLAGHRSTGRMGADMLQGLGLGELVAGAVEDYVRIAVALARDPERLAALRARLRPLLSASAWCDAVGYARTVEAAYRTLWREWCAGERP, via the coding sequence ATGAACGATGAGCCGCAAGCCGTGCCGCGTTCGGCGGAGGCCAGCTATGAAGCCGGAAACGCCAGCTTCGCCGCGGGCGACCTCGCCGCGGCGCGCTCGGCCTACGCCGCCGCCGTTCGTCGCAAGCCGGGGTTTGCCGAGGCGCACTACAATCTTGGCATCGTGCTGCACCGGCTTGGCGACCGCGAGGGTGCCGCGCGATCGTTTGCGGCGGCGCTGACGATCCGTCCGCATCTCGCGCTGGCGCGCCTCAACCTGGCGACGCTTCGCCACGAGAGCGGGGACCTTCGGAGCGCGATCCGCCTCTACCGCGGCGTGCTTGCAGAAGAGCCGCAGCTGAGCGACGCGCTGGGCAATCTGGGGCAGGCCCTCGGGCGTCATACTGAAGCGGGAGCTCCGGCGCTGATCTGGCTCGCGCGCGCCTTGGCCGTTTCGCCCTTGGACGCCTCGACACTTTGCAATTTGGGCGCGATGCTCGACGACAACCGCGCCGCGCAGCGACGGCTCCGAGGATCCCTGGCCTTGGCCCCGATGCTGGCCGCCGCGCAACTGAACTACGGCACTCGGCTGCGCGAAGCAGCCGCGTGGCCGGCAGCGCAGCGCTGCTACCGCCGGGCACTGGTCCTTGCCCATGGCGCCGTGGCGCTGACCAATCTTGCCCTTGTCGCTCTCGATCTCAACGATGGCGTGGAGGCCGAGCGCCGCTATCGCCAGGCGCTTGCGCTCGAGCCGGCTCTTGCCGGTACGCATCGCGGCAGGGCCGAGCTGGAGCATCGGCGAGGAGAAATCGGCCGCTCTTGGCTGCGTGCCGCCCGTGCCTTGGCGATCGATCCCGACGATGGCGGCGCGGCCAACAACCTCGCCAACGCCCTCCTGGCTCTGGGCAAGGCCGGTACCGCCGTCAGCTACTACCGACAGGCCCTCGAAGCTGATTCTTCGAATCAGCTATACCATAACAACTTATTGTTCTGTTTGGCTTATGTGCCGGACTCGACTATCGAGGATCTGTACCTCGAAGCGCGCCGCTGGGAAGCCCGGCACGCGGCTTCGAATTATCGGGAGATCCTTCGGCACGACAATCCGCGGCTGCTGGATCGGAGGCTCCGGGTTGCCTATCTCTCCGCGGATTTCCGCGATCACCCCGTTGCCTGGAACCTGCTCGGGCTGCTCGAGAACCATGATCGCCCTGCGATCGCCGCTTTTGGATACGCGGAGCTCAGAACCACGCCCGATGCCATGACCGAGCGTTGCCGCGGATTGATGGAGGGTTGGCGTGATACCGCAGGCCTCAGCGATCGGGCCGTGGCGAAGCAAATCCGCAGCGACGCCATCGACATCCTCGTCACCATCGCCGGGCATACCGGGCCCAACCGTCTGGGCGTGGCCTCCTTCAGGCCGGCGCCGGTGCAAGTGAGCATGTACGACATCACGACCAGCGGGCTCGAGGTCATGGATGCCTGGCTGACCGATTCAGTGCTGCATCCGGCCGATACCGCCGAGAAGGCCACCGAGCGGTTGGTGCGGTTGGCGCGCTTTTGCGTGCATCGGCCGCCGGAAGCCTCACCCCCGCTCGTGCCGCCGCCGGTTTGCGGGCGGGGCTACGTCACTTTCGGCTCCTGCAACAATCCGGCAAAGCTGAACGAGCCCGTGGCGGCGGCCTGGGCCTCGATCCTGCGGCAGGTTCCGGGCTCGCGGCTTGCGTTGAAGTACAAGGGTTGGTTTCGCGATCCGATGGTCGCCTGCCGCTTCACCGAGCTCTTCGCCAGCCATGGCATCGCTCCGGACAGGCTGGAGCTCCTGGGAGGCGACCTTCCCAAAGCAAGCCAGCTCGCGGTGCTGAACGGGTTCGACATCGCCCTCGATCCGTTTCCCTTCAACGGATCGACCACGACCTTCGAAGCGTTGTGGATGGGGCTTCCGGTCGTGAGTCTCGCCGGCCATCGCTCAACCGGGCGAATGGGGGCCGATATGCTGCAGGGGCTTGGGCTGGGCGAGCTGGTCGCCGGCGCGGTCGAGGACTATGTCCGCATCGCCGTTGCCCTGGCGCGGGACCCGGAGCGTTTGGCGGCCCTGCGTGCGAGGCTAAGGCCGCTGCTATCGGCCTCGGCGTGGTGCGATGCGGTGGGCTACGCGCGGACGGTCGAGGCTGCCTACCGCACGCTCTGGCGAGAGTGGTGCGCCGGCGAACGGCCGTGA